The following proteins are encoded in a genomic region of Streptomyces gobiensis:
- a CDS encoding universal stress protein, whose amino-acid sequence MAGHEIPEPADRKQVADPSAIPETAEDARHSCDPAFQHGVVIGFDGSMSSERALAYAIGMARRSGSGLIIVHVANRLPTTVWAGCEPPVFVDVPDHRTEVLGLELACADYLAEVPWILVERGGDICHELEEVGREYEADAIVVGSTHGLVGRIFGSVAGRLARRAQRPVVVIP is encoded by the coding sequence ATGGCCGGACACGAGATCCCCGAACCAGCGGACCGCAAGCAGGTCGCCGATCCCTCGGCGATCCCCGAGACGGCGGAAGACGCCCGCCACTCCTGCGATCCCGCCTTTCAGCATGGCGTCGTGATCGGCTTTGACGGATCGATGTCGAGCGAGCGGGCGCTCGCCTATGCCATCGGCATGGCCCGGCGCTCCGGCTCGGGCCTGATCATCGTCCATGTCGCCAACCGGCTGCCCACGACCGTCTGGGCGGGCTGCGAGCCGCCGGTCTTTGTCGATGTGCCGGACCACCGCACCGAGGTGCTGGGCCTGGAGCTGGCCTGCGCGGACTATCTGGCCGAGGTGCCGTGGATCCTCGTGGAGCGGGGCGGCGACATCTGCCATGAGCTGGAGGAGGTCGGCCGGGAGTACGAGGCCGACGCCATTGTGGTCGGCTCCACGCATGGCCTGGTCGGCCGGATCTTCGGCTCGGTGGCGGGCCGTCTCGCCCGCCGCGCCCAGCGTCCCGTGGTCGTCATCCCCTGA
- a CDS encoding helix-turn-helix domain-containing protein: MSQDPTHGPASIRKLAARRRREIVAVLLFGGGPIFESSIPLSVFGIDRQDAGVPRYRLLVCAGEDGPLRTTGGLELTAPYGLDAISRAGTVVVPAWRSITQPPPPAALDALRRAHQEGARVIGLCTGAFVLAAAGLLDGRPATTHWMYAPTLAKRYPAVHVDPRELFVDDGDILTSAGTAAGIDLCLHVVRTDHGAEAAGSLARRLVVPPRRGNGTDVGQMRHLDRSLPEEIGTDPLAEVVAWALEHLHEQFDVETLAARAYMSRRTFDRRFRSLTGSAPLQWLITQRVLQAQRLLETSDYSVDEVAGRCGFRSPVALRGHFRRQLGVSPAAYRAAYRARRPDGTGGDPMDGLEGGPPGECRVPSARTEAASHNSGLITAPATEPGKPEADVYIPRLPGQRRRTSP; this comes from the coding sequence ATGAGCCAGGACCCAACGCACGGCCCCGCGTCCATCCGAAAGCTGGCAGCGCGCCGCCGCCGCGAGATCGTTGCGGTGCTGCTCTTCGGAGGAGGCCCAATTTTCGAGAGCTCGATTCCGCTCTCCGTTTTTGGAATCGACCGGCAGGACGCCGGTGTCCCCCGCTACCGCCTGTTGGTGTGTGCGGGCGAGGACGGCCCTCTGCGCACCACCGGCGGGCTGGAACTGACCGCGCCATACGGACTGGACGCGATCTCCCGGGCGGGTACGGTCGTCGTCCCCGCCTGGCGCTCCATCACCCAGCCGCCACCGCCCGCCGCGCTTGACGCGTTGCGACGGGCGCACCAGGAAGGAGCCCGGGTGATCGGCCTGTGCACCGGCGCCTTCGTACTCGCCGCGGCCGGGCTGCTGGACGGCCGTCCAGCGACCACACACTGGATGTACGCGCCAACGCTCGCCAAGCGCTATCCGGCTGTCCATGTCGATCCCCGAGAGCTCTTCGTGGACGACGGTGACATCCTCACCTCGGCAGGCACCGCGGCCGGTATCGACCTGTGTCTGCATGTCGTGCGCACCGATCACGGCGCCGAGGCCGCCGGCTCGCTGGCCCGCAGGCTGGTCGTGCCGCCACGGCGGGGGAACGGCACCGATGTGGGGCAGATGCGTCACTTGGACCGTTCTTTACCAGAGGAGATCGGTACCGACCCGCTCGCCGAGGTCGTCGCCTGGGCTCTGGAGCACCTCCACGAGCAGTTCGATGTGGAGACGCTCGCCGCCCGCGCGTATATGAGCCGCCGGACCTTCGACCGCCGGTTCCGCTCGCTGACGGGCAGCGCGCCGCTGCAGTGGCTGATCACCCAGCGGGTGCTTCAGGCACAACGGCTGCTGGAGACCTCTGACTACTCCGTCGATGAGGTCGCCGGGCGCTGTGGCTTCCGCTCGCCGGTCGCCCTGCGCGGCCACTTCCGGCGGCAGCTCGGGGTCTCCCCGGCCGCGTACCGGGCCGCCTACCGGGCGCGCAGGCCGGACGGGACGGGCGGGGACCCCATGGACGGCCTGGAGGGCGGACCACCGGGCGAGTGCCGGGTCCCTTCCGCGCGGACGGAGGCGGCGTCCCACAATTCCGGACTGATAACCGCACCCGCGACCGAGCCGGGTAAACCGGAGGCTGATGTGTACATCCCCAGGCTGCCCGGTCAGCGTAGACGCACTTCGCCGTGA